The genomic segment CTGCCTTCCCGATCCGGCGCGCGGGGTATGAATTCCGCGCGGAACGGTTGATGAAAACGGCGGAGGGACGATACCACACAGGATGACACCCCCCGTGTTGTCTCCGTGCGTATGTTTCAATCAGCCGCGGCGAACGGCAGATGCTGAAAGACAAGGATTTCCAGTTATTCAACGACAGCCTCGAACGCTGTCTGGAAGGCAACCAGTTTATCGAGGAGTTCTACGACCGTTTCATGCACTCCTCGCATCAGATTGCGGCCCTCTTCGCGCACACCGATATGGAACGGCAGTATCGGATGCTGCGCGGATCCATCTACATGTGCATGCTCGCCGCCAAAAACCATATCCAGGTCCGCGGCCGGCTTTCGGCGCTCGGCGACAGGCACAACGAAATGGGCGTTCGCCCCCTGTATTATTCGTTCTGGCTCGAGAGCCTGCTCGAGACCGTACGCACGAACGACCCCCGGTTCTCGGACCAGATCGAGGACGTGTGGCGCGCGATCATGGCGCCCGGCATCCGCCTCCTCGTGTCGCGCTATACGGGGCCGGACGAAGCGCTGACGCTGGTTCGCCACGCCGGCCTGACCGACAATCACCCCGTCAAACGCGTGCGCGACGTCATGTCGGCGCCCGTGATCACGGTCCACATGGACGACAGCCTTCAGTTCGTCAGCGGCGTGCTGGAGCGTCACGGGATCCATCACGTGGTGGTGATGGACGAGCAACGGGTCGCCGGCGTGATCTCGGATCGGGACGTCAAACTGGCCATGAGCCCGTACGTCGGCACCATGGGCGAGCAGGATCGGGACGTTCGCACGCTCGAGCGGCGCGCGCATCAGGTGATGAGCCGGCAGATCGTGTCCGTGACCCCGGAGGCCTCGGTTGAGGAAGCCGGCCACCTGCTGGTGGATCGCAACGTATCCTGCCTCCCCGTACTCGATGCGGAGGACGACCGGCTCGTGGGCATCGTGTCGTGGCGCGACATGCTGCGGTACGATTCGGATCGGGTCAGGGAAACAGATCGAGCTGACCCGCCTTCGACGGACGGCGAAAATGCTGGGTCGCGAGCGGTTCTCGAGGCTGATTGAGGCCGAGCCGCTGTATCGTGAGCCGGTAGAGCCGGCTGATCACGGCCGCCCAGTGCCCTTCGCCGCGCATTCGGACCCCGAAGCGGCTGTCGGTCAGTTCATCCCCACGCAATTCGGTCAACCGGTTGACGACACGCTGTTTTCGGTCGGGAAATGCGTGATCGAGCCAGGTGAGAAACAGCTCGCGCACGGCGCCCGGTAGCCGGAGCATCACATAGTGCGCGCGCTGCGCCCCGTGGTCGGCGGCGGCCTTGATGATGTCTGGCAACTCTTCGTCGGTCAGCCCCGGGATGACGGGCCCCACCATGACGCCGACCGGTATCCCTCTTTCGGCCAGCTTTTCGATCGTGCGCAGACGTGCCTCCGGGCGGGAGGTGCGCGGCTCCATCGCCTGGATGAGTTCGGGCCGGAGGCTGGTGATCGACAGCGTGACACTCACGAGATGGAGCGCCGCCAGCTCCTCCAGGAGGTCCAGGTCCCGCGTGATGAGGGCGTTTTTGGTGATGATCGAGACCGGGTTGCGGTAGCGAGCGAACACCTCGAGACAGGCCCTGGTGAGCCGCAAACGCCGTTCGACAGGCTGGTAGCAGTCGGTGTTGCCGGACAGCATGATCGATTGCGGGGTCCAGGACGGCTTGTCGAACGCGTCCGCCAGCAGCGTGGCGATATCCTGTTTCACGACGATGCGCGATTCGAAGTCTAGGCCGGCGGAAAATCCCAGGTATTCGTGCGACGGGCGGGCGTAGCAGTAGATACACCCGTGTTCGCATCCGCGATACGGGTTGATGCTGTAGGTGAACGGGATGTCCGGGCTGTCGTTTTTGGACAGCGCCTGTTTCGTGGTGTCGAAGAAGAACTCGGTGCGGATCTGCCGCAACTCGCCGGCATCGAGCGCCGCCGGGTCCTCCTCGAGGTGCATGGGCTCGAAACGGTTGGGCGGGTTGTAGGCGGCGGCGCGGCCGCGGCGGGGAGGGAGCGATGCGTCGGACATGGGCCTGCGGGTTGATGGGTAAACATACTCCACACATATGGTCTCGTTCCGCGCATTCGCTATCTTAGGCACAACCCACCCGTGACCGGCATCCGGCTGGATGCCGAGCCGGTCATTCCGCAGCCCGTATGTCGCTCATGGAACGTTTTCAGGACCGCACCGCCGTCGTCACCGGGGGCGCTAAGGGAATCGGCGCCGCCATCGTGCGCCGGCTGCTCGCCGAAGGCGCGCGCGTCGCCTCGCTGGATCTCGACGAGGCCGGCGATCCTGCCCTGGCCGGCGAGCGCTACCGCTTCGTGCGATGCGACGCCTCCCGCTCGGCCGACGTGGCGGAGGCGTTCCAGGCCGTCCGCGACGCCTTCGGCGACCCCGATATCCTCGTGAACAACGCCGGCATCCAGCATTACGGCACGGTGGTGTCGACGACGGAGGCGGAGTGGGACCGCGTCATGGCCGTCAATCTCAAGAGCGCCTTTTTGTGCGCGCAGGCCGCGATACCGGGCATGCAGCGCCGGGGGGCCGGCATCGTGGTCAACATGTCCAGCGTGCAGGCCTTTCACTCGCAGGCCAACGTGGCGCCGTACACGACCAGCAAGACGGCGATGCTCGGCCTCACCCGGAGCATCGCCATCGATTTCGGGCCGTCGATCCGGAGCGTCGCGGTGTGCCCGGGCACGGTCGATACGCCCATGGTCCGCTGGACGGCGGAGCAGAGCGGCGATCCCGCCGCCCTGTACGACGAGGTGCGCCAGATGCACCTCGTGAAACGCATCGCCGAACCGGACGAGATCGCCGGCCTCGTCGCCTATTTGTGCAGCGACGAAGCCACCTTCATGACCGGCCAGGCGGTTCGGATCGACGGCGGCCTGGGCGTCGAACTGGGCGGCACGGTGAAGGCGAGGTAGGAAACCCCGATCTCCTTCGCGCCCGTCCGTTCCAAAACGAGGCCGGCGGGCGTCCTCACGCGTGGCGCTGCACCCACCCATCTGAACAGACATCATGCTCGAATCGGTATTCGGACAACCATCCTGGCGTCTCGCGACGCCCGAGGTCGAACTGGCGCTCACGCAACAGGGAGGGCACCTGGGGCCGGCGCGTTTCCAGTTCGGCGATCGCGCCATTTCACCGTTTCATGTGGCCCCCTGGTGGGACGAGCCGGCGACCCGCGAGGCGCTGCCCCCCATGCTCGCCACGCTGCGCGGCGACTTCTTCTGCCTCCCCTTCGGCGCGAACGATGTGCCCTATGAAGGGGAGTCGCACCCGCCTCACGGCGAGTCGTCGAACGAAGTCTGGACCTTCGAGGGCCGGGAAGAGGGCGCCGTTCGGACCACGCTGCACCTGAGTCTGGAGACGCGCGTCCGGAAAGGTCGGCTGGATAAACGTATCGCGCTGGTCGACGGCCATCACGCCATCTACAGCGAACACGTCATCACGGGGATGGAGGGGCCGTTGAGCCCGGGGCACCACGCCATGCTCGCCTTCCCCGACGAGGAGGGCAGCGGCGTGCTCTCCACCAGCCCGTTTGTCTGGGCGCGAACGGCCCCCGAACCGCTCGAGAAACCCGAACAGCGCGGCTACTCGTTTCTTGCGGCGGATGCGTCGTTCGAGCGGCTGGATGCGGTGCCGTCGATCACCGGCGAACCCGTGGACCTGACGCGGTTTCCGGCCCGGCGGGGCTTCGAGGATCTCGCGATGATCGTGTCTGACCCGAGCCTGGACATCGCCTGGACGGCGGTCGTCTTTCCCCGGGCCGGCTACGTCTGGTTCGCGCTCAAGGACCCGCGCGTGCTCCGCAACACGATCTTCTGGCTCTCCAACGGGGGAAGGCACTACCCGCCCTGGAACGGACGCCACGCCGGCGTCATGGGCATCGAAGAGGTGACGGCCTATTTCCACTACGGCCTGGCCGGCTCTGCGGACCACAATCCGCTCTCGGACGACGGCTTCCCGACGACACTCCACGCCCAGCCCGGGCAGCCCCTCGTGATTCGGTACATCATGGCCGTGCAACCCGTGCCGGCCGGCTTTGACCGGGTGGAACGCCTGGAAGCCGCCGGCGACCAGGTTCGGTTGGTCTCGGCCAGCGGCATCGAAATCGTCGCGCCGCTGGATGTGTCCTTCATCACGGATATCGATGCCTGATACCCCCCTGGCCAGGCAAAATACGGGTCGAACGCTGTTCGATCCGGCTCTGCACGCGCTGCCGGCGCCCCTTCATCGACTCCGCACGCCTGTTTTTCGGGAATGACAGGTAACTACGCGCAGCGTCTTCTGCCCCACAAGCGATTCCCCGGTTTCCCACTATGATGCGTTCCCTCCTGGCCGGCGTGCTCGCGCTGCGCCTCCTCGCGGGCTGCGGCGCCGGCCCCGCGGTCGTCGCGCCGCCCGTCGCCGCGCCGGCATCGCCCGTCGTCCGGGTCAATATCCTGCAAATCAACGATGTGTACGAGGTCGCGCCGCAGGCCGGCGCACCCGGCGGGCTCGCCCGCGTGGCTGCCTTGCGCGATAGCCTGCTGCGCGAAACCCCGAGCACCTTCACCGTGATCGCCGGCGATTTTATCAGTCCGTCGGCGCTCGGCACCGCCCGCGTCGATGGGGAACGCCTCGCGGGGCGTCAGATGGTGGATATGCTCAACGCGGTGGGCGTCAATTACGCGACTTTCGGCAATCACGAGTTCGATCTCGGGTACGACGTGTTGCGGCGGCGGATGGAGGAAGCGGGGTTCACCTGGATTTCCAGCAATGTGACCGACACGCTGGGCGAGGCCCTGTCGGTCGCGCGCGCCAGCGAGGTGATTGCCGTTCCGGGGCCCGCCGGCGTCTTCCGGATCGGCCTGGTCGGGGCGACCCTGGCGGAGAACGATCCGGATTATGCCGCGTTCGCGCCGCCGATCGAGGCGTTGCGCGAGGTCGTGGGCCGGCTCCGCCCTCGCGTTGATGCCGTTATTGCAATTACGCATGTCGATTACCAGGAAGACCTGCGCATCGCGACCGGGGTGGAGGGGATCGACCTCATCATCGGGGGGCACGAACACGAAAACGTCGCCACGTCGTTGCACCGGAACGGCCGGATGACGCGGGTGGCGAAAGCCGACGCCAACGCGCTCTCCGCGTACGTGCACCGGCTTGCGTTCGACACCCGGACGAGTAAACTGACGATAACAAGCGAACTCGTCGTGCTGGGCGACGATCGTCCCGAACACGCCGGCGTCGCGGCGCGGGCGGCATCCTGGCAGGAGCGCGCCTATGCGGGGTTTCGGCAGGACGGCTTCGAGCCGGCGGCGCTGGTCGGTTGCTCGACCGAGGCGCTCGATGGCCGGGAATCCGCCGTGCGCAACGGGCCGACCAACCTGACGCGCCTGATCGTCGAGGCGATGCAGAGCGAGGTGCCGGATGCCCGCCTGGCCCTGTTCAACAGCGGGTCGATCCGGGTGGATGACGTCCTGCAGCCCGGCCGGCTCACGCAGTACGATGTGCTGCGCACCCTGCCGTATCAGGGCCGCGTGCTGGCGGTGGACATGCCGGGCCGGCTGCTCATCAGCATCCTCCAGCGCGGGGCCTTTCTGCGAGGCACCGGGGGCTATCTGCAGTGGACGGACAATGTGAGCGAAGCCGCGAGCCGCTGGATGCTGGACGGAGAACCGATCACGCTCGATCGCACCTATCGGGTGGCGGTGAACGACTACCTCGCGAACGGGCTGCAGAACGGACTGGAGCTGTTCGACATCAAGGTCGCCGGCGACGACCAGGCGCACCTCGTCGCCACGTATCGCGACCTGCGCAACCTCCTGGTCGATGCGGTGCAGATGGCCTACCCGCTCAACGCCGAAGGCGACTGCACGCCGTAGCCTGCAGCCGCCTTCTGGCGAATCAAAGGGCCGTGGGCCGGATACCAGCCCCGCCCCCGCGTGGCGGTTTAGCGAATCCGCCGGATATGCACCTTGGCGACCGGGTCGTTCCAGCCGTGGATCGCCGGGACCAGATCCACGCCGCCTTCCACGCCGTCGTGGTGCATGATCACCCCGTTCTGGGCCAGGGCCGGGTTGCTGACGCCCGAGCCGGCGTCGTCCGACGCCACGCCCGTGAGCGCCGGACAGGGCGGCACGATGTCGGCGAAATCTTCCGTGTTGATTTCCGTGCCGGCGTCATAGGCATTCAGCCCGAGCGCGATCTCGTCGCCGATGCGGCGGGGCAGCATCTGGCTGTCGATGCCGGTGAATCCATCGTTCGTGCACACGAGCATGCTCGCGAACGAGAAGTAGCGGTGACCGGGCGTCGAGGTGATCTCGAAAGTGACCTCGTTGCCGGGGAGCAGGGGCGGAATGTCACTCGACACGGCCACGACCAGATCACCGATTTCGGGGCTACCGCTCAGCGCGCCCACCAGGGGATCGAGGTTGCCGTTTTCGGCGATCTCCTTGATGCCGTTGCTGGCGGCTTCGCCGACGGTGAAGAGGTCGGCTGCGGCGCTATGCGTCACGGCGAGGGGCGGCGTGAAGGGCTGGCCCTTGGTGACGTTGCGGACGCGCACCTGGTAGACGGCGTCGCCATGGCCGTACGCGTTTTCGTTCGCGGCCGATGCGGCCTCGGGTTCGGCGTTGATGTCGTTGAGCGAGTCCTGGCAGCCGGCCAGGGTCAGGGCCACGAGAAGGGTTAGAGCTGCTACGGTTTTCATCGTATCGTGATGGTTGCGTTGTAAAAAAAGAGGGGTTGGTTGATGCGATGAAGTCTACGACCCGAAGGCGGGGGCACGTATCACGAAAGTCTAACGCGATCCTCACTTATCTCTAACTTCGACGCCGGACGGGGCGTATCTTGCGGCATTCAGACACCAGAGCCATTATGGAATGAGCGACACCTCTCTGAAACCCGGGTCCATTTCGTGGATCGATCTCACCGTCCCGCAGGCCGATCAGGTCCGCGCGTTTTACGAAGCGGTTGGCGGGTGGAAAGCCCATCCGCTGGATATGGGCGACTATGCCGACTATACGATGCACCCGGCCGGCGAGTCGATGCCCGTGGCCGGCATCTGCCACGCCAGGGGGAGCAACGCGGGCTTACCGCCGCAGTGGTTGATCTACATCACGGTGGATGAACTCGAAGCCCGACTCCTGACCTGCGAGGCGCGCGGGGGCCGGGTGGTGCAGGGGATTCGTTCGATGGGATCCTACGGCCGGATGGCCGTCATTCAGGACCCCGCCGGCGCCGTGGCAGCCCTCATCGAGCCCGCCGCCCGCGTGGCCGCCGAGCCTTCGCTGCTGGACCGCATTCCGCGTCCGGCCGAGGGCGACTTCCCGGAGTTCTTCCGCGGTTACATCGACCGAACCGCCGACACGACGTGGGCCTCCGCACTGCTCGCCCACCCGACGACGACGTCGCGGATGGTGCGCATGCTCGGCGAGGTCGACGGCGACTACCGGTATGCCGAGGGAAAGTGGTCGGTGAAGGAGGTGATGGGGCACCTCATCGATACCGAGCGGGTGTTCACGTACCGGGCCCTTTGCATCGCGCGGGGTGAAAAAGCCTCCTTGCCCGCGTTCGAGCAGGACGATTACGTCCGGACCGCCGGCGCGGCGCGGCGCACGCTGGCCTCGCTGGCGGACGAGTTCGACGCCGTACGCAGCGCCACGCGCGCGCTGGTGGCTTCGCTGGACGACGAAAGCCTCGCCCGGAAAGGCATCTCCAGCGGCCGGCCCGTCACCGCGGCGGCCCTCGTCTACGCGACCGCCGGCCATGAGGCCCACCATCTTGCCCTGTTCCGTGATAAATACGGACTGCAAGGAGCGTAGGGCATGCCGAAAATCATAGGGAATATCGAACTCTACATGGGCCCGCACCAGCTCGGCGGACCCGACAACCTGGAAGAGACGATCGTGCGCTTCATCGATGGCGCCCGGAAAACGCTCTTCATCGCCGTTCAGGAGCTG from the Rhodothermales bacterium genome contains:
- a CDS encoding PA0069 family radical SAM protein; the encoded protein is MSDASLPPRRGRAAAYNPPNRFEPMHLEEDPAALDAGELRQIRTEFFFDTTKQALSKNDSPDIPFTYSINPYRGCEHGCIYCYARPSHEYLGFSAGLDFESRIVVKQDIATLLADAFDKPSWTPQSIMLSGNTDCYQPVERRLRLTRACLEVFARYRNPVSIITKNALITRDLDLLEELAALHLVSVTLSITSLRPELIQAMEPRTSRPEARLRTIEKLAERGIPVGVMVGPVIPGLTDEELPDIIKAAADHGAQRAHYVMLRLPGAVRELFLTWLDHAFPDRKQRVVNRLTELRGDELTDSRFGVRMRGEGHWAAVISRLYRLTIQRLGLNQPREPLATQHFRRPSKAGQLDLFP
- a CDS encoding bifunctional metallophosphatase/5'-nucleotidase; translated protein: MMRSLLAGVLALRLLAGCGAGPAVVAPPVAAPASPVVRVNILQINDVYEVAPQAGAPGGLARVAALRDSLLRETPSTFTVIAGDFISPSALGTARVDGERLAGRQMVDMLNAVGVNYATFGNHEFDLGYDVLRRRMEEAGFTWISSNVTDTLGEALSVARASEVIAVPGPAGVFRIGLVGATLAENDPDYAAFAPPIEALREVVGRLRPRVDAVIAITHVDYQEDLRIATGVEGIDLIIGGHEHENVATSLHRNGRMTRVAKADANALSAYVHRLAFDTRTSKLTITSELVVLGDDRPEHAGVAARAASWQERAYAGFRQDGFEPAALVGCSTEALDGRESAVRNGPTNLTRLIVEAMQSEVPDARLALFNSGSIRVDDVLQPGRLTQYDVLRTLPYQGRVLAVDMPGRLLISILQRGAFLRGTGGYLQWTDNVSEAASRWMLDGEPITLDRTYRVAVNDYLANGLQNGLELFDIKVAGDDQAHLVATYRDLRNLLVDAVQMAYPLNAEGDCTP
- a CDS encoding DinB family protein, encoding MSDTSLKPGSISWIDLTVPQADQVRAFYEAVGGWKAHPLDMGDYADYTMHPAGESMPVAGICHARGSNAGLPPQWLIYITVDELEARLLTCEARGGRVVQGIRSMGSYGRMAVIQDPAGAVAALIEPAARVAAEPSLLDRIPRPAEGDFPEFFRGYIDRTADTTWASALLAHPTTTSRMVRMLGEVDGDYRYAEGKWSVKEVMGHLIDTERVFTYRALCIARGEKASLPAFEQDDYVRTAGAARRTLASLADEFDAVRSATRALVASLDDESLARKGISSGRPVTAAALVYATAGHEAHHLALFRDKYGLQGA
- a CDS encoding glucose 1-dehydrogenase — translated: MERFQDRTAVVTGGAKGIGAAIVRRLLAEGARVASLDLDEAGDPALAGERYRFVRCDASRSADVAEAFQAVRDAFGDPDILVNNAGIQHYGTVVSTTEAEWDRVMAVNLKSAFLCAQAAIPGMQRRGAGIVVNMSSVQAFHSQANVAPYTTSKTAMLGLTRSIAIDFGPSIRSVAVCPGTVDTPMVRWTAEQSGDPAALYDEVRQMHLVKRIAEPDEIAGLVAYLCSDEATFMTGQAVRIDGGLGVELGGTVKAR
- a CDS encoding CBS domain-containing protein, with product MLKDKDFQLFNDSLERCLEGNQFIEEFYDRFMHSSHQIAALFAHTDMERQYRMLRGSIYMCMLAAKNHIQVRGRLSALGDRHNEMGVRPLYYSFWLESLLETVRTNDPRFSDQIEDVWRAIMAPGIRLLVSRYTGPDEALTLVRHAGLTDNHPVKRVRDVMSAPVITVHMDDSLQFVSGVLERHGIHHVVVMDEQRVAGVISDRDVKLAMSPYVGTMGEQDRDVRTLERRAHQVMSRQIVSVTPEASVEEAGHLLVDRNVSCLPVLDAEDDRLVGIVSWRDMLRYDSDRVRETDRADPPSTDGENAGSRAVLEAD
- a CDS encoding spondin domain-containing protein, giving the protein MKTVAALTLLVALTLAGCQDSLNDINAEPEAASAANENAYGHGDAVYQVRVRNVTKGQPFTPPLAVTHSAAADLFTVGEAASNGIKEIAENGNLDPLVGALSGSPEIGDLVVAVSSDIPPLLPGNEVTFEITSTPGHRYFSFASMLVCTNDGFTGIDSQMLPRRIGDEIALGLNAYDAGTEINTEDFADIVPPCPALTGVASDDAGSGVSNPALAQNGVIMHHDGVEGGVDLVPAIHGWNDPVAKVHIRRIR